AACCAAAACCTGTCCATCGCAATATTTGCCAGCACCTATGCCGATGGTTGGAATTTCAAGTTTTTTAGTGATGAGTTGGGCAAGTTTTTCAGGCACGCATTCTAAAACAAGCATCACTGCACCCGCATCTTGTACGGCTTTTGCATCATCGATAAGCTTTTTAGCTGCCTCCAAAGATTTACCTTGCACTCTATATCCACCCAAGGTGTGCAAAGACTGAGGCGTAAGCCCCAAATGCGCCACAACAGGAATGGAAGCTTTACTGATAGCACTAATATGCTCACAAAAATCGGCTCCTTCTAATTTCACCGCATTTGCACCCCCTTCCTTAACTAAACGACCGGCATTTACAAGTGCATCATAAACACTGCTTTGATAAGACATAAAAGGCATATCCGTTAAAACAAAGGCGTTTTTTGCCCCACGAGCAACTGCAGCTGAGCAAAAAAGCATATCTTGCATACTCACACTTAAAGTATCTTTATAACCCAAAACCACCATTCCCAAAGAATCTCCTACTAAAATCACATTAACCCCAGCCTCATCAGCAAGTTTTGCACTAAAATAATCATAAGCGGTTAGCATGATGATTTTGTCTTGATTTTTCTTTTGATCTTGTAGGGTGAGTATGGTATTTTTCATTTTTTTCCTTTATCTAAAAAATTTAAAAATCTAATTATAAAACCAAAACTTGAAAAAGAAATAAAAAATTTATGTTAAGATTTTGTAGCAAGATTAAAAGTAAAAAAGGAATGAGAATGGATTTTGACACAGCGATAAAAACAAGACACGCTTGTAAAATTTTCAAAGACACCAAAATAAATCAAAAAGACTTAGAAGTCATACTTAATGCTGGAATTTTAAGCCCTAGCTCCCATGGTTTTGAGCCTTGGAAATTCTTAGTTTTATCTAAAAAAGAAGACAATATTTTACTAAGTCAAGCTTGCTATAATCAAGAAAATGTCGCCACAGCAAGTCATAATATCATTTTACTAGCAAGAAGCGATCTTAAGTCAAAAGATGAATTTGCCAAAAAGCAAGTAAGAAGATTTTGCAAAGATGAGGAGCATTTTAAGAAAGTGTTACAAATTTATACTCACAAAACAGATAAAATGAATGATAAAGAACTTTTTCATTATGCTCAACTTCAATGCTATCTAGCTTTAATGCAAATGAGTTTAACGGCGATGAATTTAGGTATTGATTCTTGTATGATAGGAGGATATGAGAAAGAAGAAGTTGAAAAAATTTTTAATATCAAAAAGCCTTTTGAATGTGCAGTAATTTTAGCTTTAGGCTACAAAAAAGACGAGCCAAAATATAAAAAACAAAGATTAGATTTTAAGGAAGTGGTGCAATACTTATGAAAAATTTAGAACTATTTGAAAAAAGATTTTCGTGTAGAAATTTTAAAAACGAAAAAATCAAAAACGAGGATTTAAACTTTATACTTAAGGCCGGTGTGATGAGTCCTAGTTCTTTAGGGCTTGAGCCTTGGAGATTTTTAGTGGTGCAAGATGAAAAATCAAAAGAAGAAATCGCAAAAATTGCTAACAATCAAAACCATGTAAAAGAAGCAAGCGCTATCATCGCTATCGTTTCAAGGCTTGATTTTACAGAGTATTTTGAAGATAAATTAAAAGCAAGAAATTTAAGCAAAGAAGAATTAGAAAAAAGACTAAAAACCTATAGTCCTTTTTTGCAAAATATGAATGAAAATCAAAAACTAGCTTACGCAAGAGAACAAGCTTTTATCGCACTTGGCTCCATGCTTTATGCGGCAACCTTGCTAGATGTTGGCACTTGCACTATAGGCGGCTTTGATAAAAATGCTTTAGATACATATTTTAAATTAGATATCAAAAAAGAACAAAGCACAGTTTTAATCGCTTTAGGATATAAAAAAGACAGTCAAATCCCTAAAAAAGCAAGATTTTCTTTTGATGAAGTGGTAAAATTTTTATAAAAACTCACATGATTTTTAATGTTAAATAAGGAATTTTGAGCCGTTATTATCATTTAAATATCTATTATTCTAAATTATCACTGATATATTGATTCTAAGTGAAGCAAAACACAACGAAGAATCCCTATGCCTAGTATCGATTTGGAGTTATTGCCAATCTGTTATTCTAAATAATAGCGAAGAATCTTCTATTCTTCTAATGGAATTATCTGTATTTTAGATAATTAGAGTTTTTAAAACAGAGATCATTTATCTATAGACTCAAGGTGACAAAAAAGTATTCTGAAATGTTCTTATCTTCAGCATAATAAAAGCAATAAATTTTTAAAATTGATTTTAGTCATTTTTTTATAAAGATTTTTTTGCTAATTTTTCAAAAAAATAAAAAAGGATATACAAATGAAATACGAAACCATCGATGCTCAAAGCATAGCAAAACTTATGCATAACTTTTATGAAAAAATAAGATATGACGAAAATTTAGGACCAATTTTCAACAAAGCCATAGGAGAAAGCAATGAAGAATGGCAAGAACATAAAGAAAAAATTGGAAATTTTTGGCAAGGAATGTTGCTTGGAGAAGGAAATTACAACGGACAACCTTTAAAAGCACATATGGATTTAGCACCTTTTCCACAAGAATTCTTTGATATATGGCTTAACTTATTTGAAAAAAGTCTTAATGAGCTTTATAATGAAGAGATGTCGGAAGTGATACTCACAAGAGCTAAAATGATAGCTAGAAATTTTAAAAATGTTTTGTATGGACGCTAAGCTTTTTCACCCTTGCAAAGTCCTGCTTCTATCAAAAAGCAAGATGGAGCGTAATTGCTTTTTTTGATCTTATCATACTTAGCATAGCTTAGATACAAGGTATTTTTCGCACGCGTTACGGCTACATAAAAAAGTCTGCGCTCTTCTTCTAAGCTGCCACCCATGGACATTAATTTTTGATTAGGAAAACGTCCGTGAGCTAGATCAATCACAAAAACCAAATCAAACTCCAAGCCTTTACTTGCGTGTATGCTTAGCAAATTCACGCCTTTTCCACTACTCATTTCGCTAGAACCTAGAGTGAGAAAATTAAAATATTTATAAATATCAGAATAATTTTTTGTTAATTCTTTTAAAACGACCATTTTGGAATTAATCTTTTCTAAAGCCTCGCTTTTTTTAAGCAAATCAACATGGCCTGATTTGTTTGTCGCCCTTTTAGTGGCTAAAATATCACAAATTTCAGCAAAAAGTTCGTGATTTAAAACCAAATTTACAAGTTCGCTAGAACCACGACAACCCAAAGCTTTTTGTATATAAAAATACATTTTTTCTAAATTTTTGGCACAGCTTTCATTGATTTTTGGTAAAGCCAATATGGGATGAGAATTGAAATTTGACTCCAAAGAAAAACGATCGGAGTTTGCTAAATCTTCTAAATCATCAAAAAGCCCTAATTGATAGCTTCTTTTGGCACTTTTTTTGATATTCACGCTTAAATTTGGCTCCAAAAATCCTTTTTTTAAAGATCCTTCACCAAGTTTTAATAAAGCATCAAAAATATCTTTAGCCAGCACCCCACCCACACCCTTGCAATAACTCAAAATGTGTATAAAAGCCATAACATCTTTAGGATTTAAAACTATAGCAAGTAAGGCACAAAATGCTTTAACCTCCGAGCTTTCAAAAAAACTCCCACTGCCTTTTCTAAGACTTGCAATACCTTGTTCCCTTAAGGCAACTTCGATGCCATCAGCACTTGAGTTATTACGAAAAATCACTGCAATATCTTCTAACTTTACCCCGCTAGTTAAAATGATTTTAGCTATATTTTGATACTGATCAAAAAGTTCATTAAAAGTCAACAAAACCGGTGCTTTAAACTCGCCTGTTCTTGTGACTATAAGTTCTTTAGGATAAAGCCTTTCGTTATTTAAAATAACTTTGTTGGCAAGAGCGAGTATACTTTTAGAGGAACGATAGTTTTTATTAAGCGTAAAAATTTTAGCGTCCAAAAATCTATCTTTAAAACCACCAATAATTCCAATATCTGCACCATTAAAAGCATAAATACTTTGATCATAATCACCCACGCAAAATAAACTTTTACTTTTAAAAGCATCGATTAATGAACCTTGTAAAGTATTTGTGTCTTGATACTCATCGACTAAAATTTCTTCAAAATCGTATTTTTTGGTTTTTAAAAGTTCTTTAAGCTTGATAAGTAAATCATTAAAATCGACATAATTAAAACGCTTTTTTTCCTCTTCGTATTCTTTTAAAATATCTTCATAAATTTCAGCATAAATACTTTGCTCTCCATAATTTTTAATAAACCAATCTACAAAATCTTCATCTTTGCTTTTATTTTGAAATAAAGAGTAAATATCATATAAATAACTTGGCATATAAGGCTTAAGATCGCTTAAATGATGGAAAGTTCTTTTTTCAAATACGCTTTTTAATAAAGTTTTTAACTCACTAGCTTGTTTTAACATGATATTATGATCGGCTTCCTTAAGCAAGGTATAAGCGGTACTATGAAAAGTTCCTGCAATGATTTTTGAAGTGATGTTTCTGGCAAAATGGCGATTAAGCCTTGAAATCATTTCTTTACTTGCTTTGTTGGTAAAGGTTAAAAGCATAATTTTTTCAGGACTTATGCCTTGATTTAAAAGATAGGCTATGCGAGCAACGATAGTAGAAGTTTTACCTGTTCCTGCACTTGCTATGATTAAATTATGTCCAAAAGGAGCTTTAACGGCATTTAGTTGTTCTTCATTAAGTCTTGAAAGTGGCATCATTTTCCTTAAAAAAATGCAAATTATAAAAAAAAATTACTTAAAAATTATAAATTTGGCTAAAATACAAAAATTATTTTTTGTTTAAGGATTGTTTATGTCAGCAAAAAGCTTTATTATTGTATTGTTTTTGATGATAGTTTCTGGATTTTGCGGAGCTTTTCTTTGCTATTTATTCTTAAATTTAGATCGTTTTTATGAAAACAATAGCGAAGTGAATGTAGTAGAATACAATTTACCTTTAGATGATGAGAATATCAGCATGGATGAAAAAAGTCAAAATTTTGAAAAAGAAGAACAAAACCTTACAAATACTCCATTAGAACTAAACAATACTTTACAAACAAGCACTCAAAACATTTTTGAAAGCAAAGAAAAACAAAGAAGTCAAATTGCCAACGCACACGATGAAGATATACTTGAAAATCCACAAATTCCACAAGAGCATTTTATCAGTGATATGCCACCTACGATTTTAATCCCAAAAGAAAGTGAGTCACAAAAAACAAAACCTCAAACAACAAAAAACAAAAAAGAAACTAAAGAAAACACCAAAGCAAAACAAAGTGCATCAAAAAACAAAAAAGATCACCTTGTTAAAGAACTTAGCAATAAAAACTTTCAAATTTATATTAAAAATGGCGAAGAATTAAGTGATTATCGCCTAGAGCTTCTAAAAGATATGTTTAAACCTTTATATGAAAACATTAAAGATGCAAAGATTAAAATTCTCATTACTCTATTTGATAATAATAACATGTCTTTAAAATTGCAAAATTTAAGTCTGAAAAATAAAAAAAATAAAAATCCCCAAGATTATATCAATCTCACCAAAAAATCGATTAACTTCCATTATCAAGCCAATGAAATAGATAATTTTAGCAATAAAAATTCTTTAATAGATTTTATTGAAAATTATAAAAATAACTCCCTAATTAAACTTGTAAAAATCAAAGCCTATTCTGATGGAAAAGGTAGCGATTTTGCAAACTATATGCTGGGTTTAAAAAGGGGTACATATTTAGCTCATTTTTTCTTAAATTTTAGTGAAGAGATAGAGATTGTATCTTTTGGAAAAGAAAATTATCCTAAAAATGCTAGAAATTCAGAAGAACAAAGATATCAATACCGAAAAGTTGAGATCAGTTTTTAATCTTAACTTTTTAAATACTTCTTTAGCAAAATTTAGCTAAGCTTATGCCATTTTATTTTCAAGGCAAAATTATGTATGATAAAAATTTAGAAAAAGAATACTATAAAATATGCGAAGATCGTGGATATTTTGAAATAGATGGTAATAAAAAAATTCAAGAAAAAGATAAATATTTTTGTATTATGATGCCACCTCCTAATGTCACAGGAGTATTACACATAGGGCATGCACTTACTTGCACCCTACAAGATATTACTACGCGTTATAAAAGAATGGATGGCTACAAAACCCTTTATCAACCAGGACTAGATCATGCAGGAATTGCTACTCAAAATGTAGTAGAAAAACAACTCCTAGCCCAAGGTATAAAAAAAGAAGAACTTGGAAGAGAAAATTTTATAAAAAAAGTTTGGGAATGGAAAGAACAAAGCGGTGGTACCATAGTAAAACAAATGAGAATTTTAGGCATAACTCCAGCTTGGAGTCGTTTGCGTTTTACTATGGATGAAGGACTTGTAAATGCCGTAAAAAAAGCATTTGTTGATCTTTATGATAAAAAACTTATAGTGCGTGATAATTATATGATTAATTGGTGCACACATGATGGAGCTTTAAGCGATATAGAAGTTGAACACAAAGAAAATCAAGGCAAGCTTTATCATCTAAAATATTTTTTAGAAAACAAAAAAGACTATGTAGTAGTAGCCACAACAAGACCTGAAACTTATTTTGGAGATACCGCGGTAATGGTAAATCCAAACGATGAAAGATATAAGCATCTAATAGGCAAAGAAGTAATTTTACCCCTAGTAGAAAGAAAAATCAAAATCATAGCCGATGAGCATGTAGATATGGAATTTGGAACAGGCTTTGTTAAGGTAACCCCTGCACATGATACAAACGACTACGAAGTAGGCTTAAGACATGGGCTTGAATTTATCACTGTCTTTGATGAAAAAGGTATTTTAAATCATCACTGCTTAGAATTTGAAGGTTTAGAAAGATTAGAAGCAAGAGAAAAAATCATTTCTAAATTAAATGAGCTTGGCTTTGTAGAAAAGATAGAAGATTATACCAATCAAATAGGATATTGCTATCGTTGCAAAAATGTCGTAGAGCCTTATATCTCCAAACAATGGTTTGTTAAAAGCGAAATTGCAAAAGAAAGCATAGAAAAGGTAAATCTTGGCGGAAGCAAGTTTTACCCAGCTCACTGGATAAATAGCTTTAATGCTTGGATGAGAGATTTAAAAGATTGGTGTATTTCAAGACAACTTTGGTGGGGTCATCAAATACCTGTATATTACTGCGAATGCGGCAACGAATGGGCAAGCGAAGAAAATCCAAGTCAATGTCCAAAATGTCAAAGCAAAAATTTCAAACAAGATCCTGATGTGCTTGATACTTGGTTTTCTTCAGGTCTTTGGGCTATGAGTACTTTAGGTTGGGGCAATAAAGACTGGGGCAAAGAAAAACTTTGGAATGAAGATGATTTAAAAAATTTCTATCCAAATTCTTTATTGATAACCGGTTTTGATATTTTATTCTTTTGGGTTGCTAGAATGATGTTTCAAAGCACTAATGCCTTAAATGAATTACCTTTTAAAGATATTTATTTACACGCCCTTGTAAAAGATGAACAAGGTAGAAAAATGAGCAAAAGCTTAGGAAATGTGATAGATCCTACTCAAAGCGTCGAAGAATACAGCGCAGATATTTTGCGTTTTACTCTTGCGCTTTTAGCTATCCAAGGTAGAGATATAAAATTAAGCAACGATAAATTATTACAAGTTAGAAATTTCACCAACAAGCTTTATAATGCAAGTAAATTTTTACTTTTAAATGAGGAAAAATTTGAAGATTTGCAAAACATAGAAATCAAATCAAATCTAGCAAAATACATATATTCTCGTTTTGAACTTTGTGTAAAAGAAACAAGAGAAAATTTAGACAATTATCGTTTTAATGATGCTGCGAACACGCTTTATAGATTTTTTTGGGATGAATTTTGCGATTGGGGTATAGAACTTAGTAAAGCAGAAAAATCAAGCATAAAAGAACTTGGAAGTATATTTAAAGAAGCTTTAAAACTTTTAAATCCTTTTATGCCTTTTATAAGCGAGTATTTATATCATGAGCTTAGCAAAACTTCTTTACAAACTCATGAGTCCATTATGATTTCACGATATCCTAAATTTAATTTTAGAGATGAAAAAATCGAAAAATTATTTAGTATCATCATAGAAAGTATAGTTTCTTTGCGTCGTGCAAAAAGCTTAGTGGATCTAGGAAATTCAAAAATTCAAAAGGCTTGCATCAAGCTTAACGATATAAATTTAGAAAGCGAGCTAAAAACTCATATTAATTTCATACAAACCCTAGCCAAATGTGAAAATGTAGAATTCATACAAGAAAAATTAGAAAAATCAATCCGCGATGTAAGCGAAAATTTAGAAGTATTTATCCCTACACAAGACTTGGATTTAAGTGCAGTTTTAGCAAGATTAAACAATCAAAAAACAAAACTAGAAAAAGAATTTAATAAATTAAATTCTATGTTAAGTAATGAAAAATTTGTCGCAAATGCGCCAAGTGAAGTGGTAGAACAAAACAAAAATCAGCTTTTAAATATCAAAACACAATTAGATAAAATTTGCGAAGAGCTTTCAAATTTAGGAGCATAAAAGTGATAAAGATTGCAAATTTAAAAAAATATTATGGCAAAGAACTTGTTATCAATGATGTTTCTTTACAAATTCAAAAAGGCGAAATTTATGCCATAGTAGGACATAGTGGTGCTGGAAAATCCACTCTTTTAAGGTGTATCAACGGGCTTGAAGATTATCAAGAAGGCAGTTTAAAGGTGCTTGATAAAGAGATTAAAGAACTCAGGCAAAAAAAGCCCAAAGAACTTAGAATACTAAGAAAAGACATAGGAATGATTTTTCAAAATTTCGCACTCATGAATAGAAAAAGTGTTTTTGAAAATGTCGCAATGCCTTTAAAAACTCACTACACTCAAAGTAAGGTTTATTCGCAACTTTTCAAAAAAGATTATATGAGCCAAAATGATATTGCTAAAAGGGTGAATGAGCTTTTAAATATCGTAGGACTTTCTCATAAAAGCAAGGCTTATCCAGCTGAACTGAGTGGGGGACAAAAACAACGCGTTGCTATTGCTAGAGCATTAGCATTAAATCCAAAAATTCTACTTAGCGATGAAGCCACTTCAGCCCTTGATCCTAATACAACAAAAAATATCTTAGAACTCATTGCAAAAATCAATGCTGAATTCGGAATAACCGTTGTTTTGGTTACCCATGAAATGGAAGTAGTTAAAGACATTGCTTCTAAAGCACTTTTATTAGAACAAGGCAAAATCATAGGAAATGGTGCAATTGATGAATTATTTTTAAAGCCTAATGAAAAAATGAAAGAATTTTTAGGAGAAAGTGACTTTTTGCCAGATCATGGACTAAATATCAAACTATATTTTCCAAAAGAAGTAGCACAAAATAGTGTAATTACTCATATGGCAAGAACCTTGGATATCGATTTTAACATTGTTTGGGGTAAAATAGAAAAATTAAACGGCATTGCTTTGGGAAATTTAGTCATTAATATAGATGCCAAAGATAAAGAAAAAGTTTTAGCCTACATAGAAAAAAGTGGCGTATTATGGGAGATTGTTTGATGCAAAATTTAATTTATAATTTCGAAAATATCATCATACCTGCACTTTGGGAAACTTTATATATGAGTCTTGTTTCGACTTTTTTGGGGTTTTTATTTGCCATTATTCCTGGAATTTTACTTGCCATTTGGGATAAAGAAGGATTGTGTGAGAATAAAAGTGCTTATAATATTTTAGATTTTTTTGTCAATATCTTGCGTTCTTTTCCTTTTATCATTTTAATCATCATTTTAATGCCTCTAACACAAATCATCGCTGGCACAAGCATAGGAACAAGTGCTATGATAGTGCCTCTAACCATAGGTATTGCACCCTATTTAGCTAAAATGCTCGAAAATTCTTTTAAAGAAGTCGATAAAGGCATTATCGAAGCGGCAAAGTCTTATGGAGCAAGTAATTTACAAATCATCTTTAAAGTCATTTTTACCGAGGCTTTACCAAGTATGATTAATGGACTTACTTTAACTCTTATTGTCATCATTGGTTTTTCTGCTATGGCTGGAACTGTTGGTGGAGGTGGACTTGGTGATGTTGCGATTCGCTATGGTTATGAAAGATTTAGAACAGATATTATGATACAAACTAGCGTGGTTTTGATTTTACTCGTACAATTTGTCCAAATGAGCGGCAATGCTTTATATAAAATAAGCAAAAAATAATTCAGTGTAAAAATATCTTAATTTAATTTATAATTAAGATATTTTTTTGTAGCATTTTAAATCTTTAATTTTAATTTAATGAAAGGTATATCATGATGTCTCAGATGCGTTAGTATCTGACTATCTTAAATTTCTATTTAAATAGTCAGAGCGATTTTAGAGTAAAGCAAGCACAAAAATGACTATTTGAAAGGAAAATACAATGAATATCTTAAAAACACTCACTGCGGCTTTAGTTTTAAGCACAAGCTTATTTGCAGCTGAAAAAATCATAGTTGGAGCTACTCCAGTTCCTCATGCTGAAATTTTAGAACAAACCAAAGATCTACTTGCTAAAGAGGGTTATGAGTTGGAAATCAAAGAATTCAACGACTATGTTTTGCCAAATTTAAGCACAGATAATGGTGAATTAGATGCGAATTTCTTCCAGCATCAACCTTATTTAGATGAATTTAATGCCAATAAAGGCACGAAATTAATTAGTGTTGCAAAGGTGCATATCGAGCCTATGGCGGTTTATTCTAAAAAATATAAAAATTTAAATGACTTAAAGGAAGGAGCGTTAATCGCTGTACCAAATGATCCTACCAATGAAAGCAGAGCTTTAGATATCATAGCTAGTTCAAAACTTGTAAGTTTTACTAATAAGCCTTTAAAAACCCCGCTTGATATCACAAGCAATCCAAAAAATCTTAAATTCCAAGAGTTAAAAGCCGCACAACTTCCAAGAGTTCTTAACTCTACTGATATAG
This genomic interval from Campylobacter sp. CCS1377 contains the following:
- the panB gene encoding 3-methyl-2-oxobutanoate hydroxymethyltransferase, with translation MKNTILTLQDQKKNQDKIIMLTAYDYFSAKLADEAGVNVILVGDSLGMVVLGYKDTLSVSMQDMLFCSAAVARGAKNAFVLTDMPFMSYQSSVYDALVNAGRLVKEGGANAVKLEGADFCEHISAISKASIPVVAHLGLTPQSLHTLGGYRVQGKSLEAAKKLIDDAKAVQDAGAVMLVLECVPEKLAQLITKKLEIPTIGIGAGKYCDGQVLVYHDLLGLNDEFKPKFVKHFANTKEVLKQGINSYIKEVKEEKFPSLEHSFSIDDELIEKLY
- a CDS encoding nitroreductase family protein; translation: MDFDTAIKTRHACKIFKDTKINQKDLEVILNAGILSPSSHGFEPWKFLVLSKKEDNILLSQACYNQENVATASHNIILLARSDLKSKDEFAKKQVRRFCKDEEHFKKVLQIYTHKTDKMNDKELFHYAQLQCYLALMQMSLTAMNLGIDSCMIGGYEKEEVEKIFNIKKPFECAVILALGYKKDEPKYKKQRLDFKEVVQYL
- a CDS encoding NAD(P)H-dependent oxidoreductase encodes the protein MKNLELFEKRFSCRNFKNEKIKNEDLNFILKAGVMSPSSLGLEPWRFLVVQDEKSKEEIAKIANNQNHVKEASAIIAIVSRLDFTEYFEDKLKARNLSKEELEKRLKTYSPFLQNMNENQKLAYAREQAFIALGSMLYAATLLDVGTCTIGGFDKNALDTYFKLDIKKEQSTVLIALGYKKDSQIPKKARFSFDEVVKFL
- a CDS encoding group III truncated hemoglobin, giving the protein MKYETIDAQSIAKLMHNFYEKIRYDENLGPIFNKAIGESNEEWQEHKEKIGNFWQGMLLGEGNYNGQPLKAHMDLAPFPQEFFDIWLNLFEKSLNELYNEEMSEVILTRAKMIARNFKNVLYGR
- a CDS encoding ATP-dependent helicase produces the protein MPLSRLNEEQLNAVKAPFGHNLIIASAGTGKTSTIVARIAYLLNQGISPEKIMLLTFTNKASKEMISRLNRHFARNITSKIIAGTFHSTAYTLLKEADHNIMLKQASELKTLLKSVFEKRTFHHLSDLKPYMPSYLYDIYSLFQNKSKDEDFVDWFIKNYGEQSIYAEIYEDILKEYEEEKKRFNYVDFNDLLIKLKELLKTKKYDFEEILVDEYQDTNTLQGSLIDAFKSKSLFCVGDYDQSIYAFNGADIGIIGGFKDRFLDAKIFTLNKNYRSSKSILALANKVILNNERLYPKELIVTRTGEFKAPVLLTFNELFDQYQNIAKIILTSGVKLEDIAVIFRNNSSADGIEVALREQGIASLRKGSGSFFESSEVKAFCALLAIVLNPKDVMAFIHILSYCKGVGGVLAKDIFDALLKLGEGSLKKGFLEPNLSVNIKKSAKRSYQLGLFDDLEDLANSDRFSLESNFNSHPILALPKINESCAKNLEKMYFYIQKALGCRGSSELVNLVLNHELFAEICDILATKRATNKSGHVDLLKKSEALEKINSKMVVLKELTKNYSDIYKYFNFLTLGSSEMSSGKGVNLLSIHASKGLEFDLVFVIDLAHGRFPNQKLMSMGGSLEEERRLFYVAVTRAKNTLYLSYAKYDKIKKSNYAPSCFLIEAGLCKGEKA
- a CDS encoding valine--tRNA ligase, which translates into the protein MYDKNLEKEYYKICEDRGYFEIDGNKKIQEKDKYFCIMMPPPNVTGVLHIGHALTCTLQDITTRYKRMDGYKTLYQPGLDHAGIATQNVVEKQLLAQGIKKEELGRENFIKKVWEWKEQSGGTIVKQMRILGITPAWSRLRFTMDEGLVNAVKKAFVDLYDKKLIVRDNYMINWCTHDGALSDIEVEHKENQGKLYHLKYFLENKKDYVVVATTRPETYFGDTAVMVNPNDERYKHLIGKEVILPLVERKIKIIADEHVDMEFGTGFVKVTPAHDTNDYEVGLRHGLEFITVFDEKGILNHHCLEFEGLERLEAREKIISKLNELGFVEKIEDYTNQIGYCYRCKNVVEPYISKQWFVKSEIAKESIEKVNLGGSKFYPAHWINSFNAWMRDLKDWCISRQLWWGHQIPVYYCECGNEWASEENPSQCPKCQSKNFKQDPDVLDTWFSSGLWAMSTLGWGNKDWGKEKLWNEDDLKNFYPNSLLITGFDILFFWVARMMFQSTNALNELPFKDIYLHALVKDEQGRKMSKSLGNVIDPTQSVEEYSADILRFTLALLAIQGRDIKLSNDKLLQVRNFTNKLYNASKFLLLNEEKFEDLQNIEIKSNLAKYIYSRFELCVKETRENLDNYRFNDAANTLYRFFWDEFCDWGIELSKAEKSSIKELGSIFKEALKLLNPFMPFISEYLYHELSKTSLQTHESIMISRYPKFNFRDEKIEKLFSIIIESIVSLRRAKSLVDLGNSKIQKACIKLNDINLESELKTHINFIQTLAKCENVEFIQEKLEKSIRDVSENLEVFIPTQDLDLSAVLARLNNQKTKLEKEFNKLNSMLSNEKFVANAPSEVVEQNKNQLLNIKTQLDKICEELSNLGA
- a CDS encoding methionine ABC transporter ATP-binding protein gives rise to the protein MIKIANLKKYYGKELVINDVSLQIQKGEIYAIVGHSGAGKSTLLRCINGLEDYQEGSLKVLDKEIKELRQKKPKELRILRKDIGMIFQNFALMNRKSVFENVAMPLKTHYTQSKVYSQLFKKDYMSQNDIAKRVNELLNIVGLSHKSKAYPAELSGGQKQRVAIARALALNPKILLSDEATSALDPNTTKNILELIAKINAEFGITVVLVTHEMEVVKDIASKALLLEQGKIIGNGAIDELFLKPNEKMKEFLGESDFLPDHGLNIKLYFPKEVAQNSVITHMARTLDIDFNIVWGKIEKLNGIALGNLVINIDAKDKEKVLAYIEKSGVLWEIV
- a CDS encoding MetQ/NlpA family ABC transporter substrate-binding protein, producing MNILKTLTAALVLSTSLFAAEKIIVGATPVPHAEILEQTKDLLAKEGYELEIKEFNDYVLPNLSTDNGELDANFFQHQPYLDEFNANKGTKLISVAKVHIEPMAVYSKKYKNLNDLKEGALIAVPNDPTNESRALDIIASSKLVSFTNKPLKTPLDITSNPKNLKFQELKAAQLPRVLNSTDIAVINSNYALAAGLNPVKDSIFIESKDSPYVNILVAKPENKDSAKIKALSKALNSEKIRKFIEEKYNGAVIPAF